A single Cannabis sativa cultivar Pink pepper isolate KNU-18-1 chromosome 7, ASM2916894v1, whole genome shotgun sequence DNA region contains:
- the LOC133039838 gene encoding protein PLASTID TRANSCRIPTIONALLY ACTIVE 14 isoform X3: MAIASSVSLHHFSHFLISNSQQLKGFGHGCSARPRYYFSDNPNNGVRPIKATTQSAPYPLYQPAQVDDSSSELEPADPDFYKIGYVRSMRAYGIDFKEGPNGFGVYASKDVEPLRRPRVIMEIPLELMLTISHKIPWMFFPDIIPVGHPIFDIINSTDPETDWDLRLACLLLYAFDREDNFWQLYSDFLPGTDECTSLLLASEEELLELQDADLASTIREQQRRALEFWEKNWHNGVPLKIKRLAREHERFIWAVSIAQSRCINMQMRIGALVQDANMLIPYADMLNHSFQPNCFFHWRFKDRMLEVMINAGQRIRKGDEMTVDYMSQQMNNKFMQRYGFSSPVNPWDVIKFSGNARIHLDSFLSVFNISGLPEEYYHNTWLSKVGDTFVDGAVIAAARTLPTWSDGDVPLIPSVEKKAVKELLDECKRMLADFPTTFRQDQKLLDSIPEASRTLEAAIKYRLHRKLFIDKVMQALDIYQEKILF, translated from the exons ATGGCGATTGCCTCCTCTGTTTCTCTTCATCACTTCTCTCATTTCCTCATCTCCAACTCTCAG CAGTTAAAGGGCTTCGGCCATGGATGTTCAGCAAGACCCAGGTACTATTTCAGCGATAACCCAAACAATGGGGTGCGACCCATCAAAGCAACCACCCAGAGTGCTCCATATCCCTTATACCAGCCTGCTCAAGTTGATGATTCTTCATCTGAG TTGGAACCGGCAGACCCTGATTTCTACAAGATTGGCTACGTTCGGAGCATGAGAGCTTATGGTATTGACTTTAAAGAAGGGCCAAATGGATTTGGAGTCTATGCTTCCAAAGATGTTGAACCACTTCGCAGACCCAGG GTAATAATGGAAATTCCATTGGAACTGATGTTAACCATAAGCCATAAGATTCCATGGATGTTTTTCCCAGATATTATACCAGTTGGTCATCCAATATTTGATATTATTAACTCAACAGATCCAGAG ACAGATTGGGACTTAAGGTTAGCATGCCTTCTTTTGTATGCATTCGATCGGGAGGATAACTTTTGGCAGCTGTACAGCGACTTTTTACCTGGCACAGATGAGTGCACCAGTCTTCTCCTAGCTTCAGAG GAGGAGCTTTTGGAGCTGCAAGATGCTGATCTTGCATCAACTATAAGAGAGCAGCAACGAAGGGCTTTAGAATTTTGGGAAAAGAATTGG CACAACGGTGTACCCCTTAAAATTAAGCGACTTGCTAGAGAACATGAGAGATTCATTTGGGCTGTAAGCATTGCACAATCAAGATGCATAAACATGCAAATGAGGATTGGGGCACTGGTTCAAGATGCAAATATGCTAATACCATATGCCG aTATGCTAAACCATTCATTCCAGCCAAATTGTTTTTTCCATTGGCGTTTTAAAGATCGCATGCTTGAGGTGATGATAAATGCTGGCCAACGAATTAGAAAAGGAGACGAG ATGACTGTCGATTACATGAGCCAACAGATGAATAACAAGTTCATGCAAAGATATGGGTTCTCTTCACCTGTG AATCCATGGGATGTAATCAAGTTCTCTGGCAATGCACGTATTCATTTGGATTCCTTCCTGTCTGTGTTCAACATATCTGGTCTTCCTGAAGAATATTACCACAACA CTTGGCTATCTAAGGTTGGGGACACATTTGTTGATGGAGCGGTCATAGCAGCTGCGAGAACATTGCCCACTTGGTCTGATGGGGATGTGCCTCTTATCCCAAGTGTGGAGAAGAAGGCTGTGAAGGAATTGCTGGACGAATGCAAACGAATGCTTGCTGACTTTCCTACTACCTTTAGGCAAGACCAAAAACTTCTAG ATTCTATCCCAGAAGCTAGTAGGACACTTGAAGCAGCAATCAA GTATAGATTGCATAGAAAGTTGTTCATAGATAAAGTCATGCAGGCATTGGATATATATCAAGAGAAAATTTTGTTCTGA
- the LOC133039838 gene encoding protein PLASTID TRANSCRIPTIONALLY ACTIVE 14 isoform X1, with amino-acid sequence MAIASSVSLHHFSHFLISNSQQLKGFGHGCSARPRYYFSDNPNNGVRPIKATTQSAPYPLYQPAQVDDSSSELEPADPDFYKIGYVRSMRAYGIDFKEGPNGFGVYASKDVEPLRRPRVIMEIPLELMLTISHKIPWMFFPDIIPVGHPIFDIINSTDPETDWDLRLACLLLYAFDREDNFWQLYSDFLPGTDECTSLLLASEEELLELQDADLASTIREQQRRALEFWEKNWHNGVPLKIKRLAREHERFIWAVSIAQSRCINMQMRIGALVQDANMLIPYADMLNHSFQPNCFFHWRFKDRMLEVMINAGQRIRKGDEMTVDYMSQQMNNKFMQRYGFSSPVNPWDVIKFSGNARIHLDSFLSVFNISGLPEEYYHNTAWLSKVGDTFVDGAVIAAARTLPTWSDGDVPLIPSVEKKAVKELLDECKRMLADFPTTFRQDQKLLDSIPEASRTLEAAIKYRLHRKLFIDKVMQALDIYQEKILF; translated from the exons ATGGCGATTGCCTCCTCTGTTTCTCTTCATCACTTCTCTCATTTCCTCATCTCCAACTCTCAG CAGTTAAAGGGCTTCGGCCATGGATGTTCAGCAAGACCCAGGTACTATTTCAGCGATAACCCAAACAATGGGGTGCGACCCATCAAAGCAACCACCCAGAGTGCTCCATATCCCTTATACCAGCCTGCTCAAGTTGATGATTCTTCATCTGAG TTGGAACCGGCAGACCCTGATTTCTACAAGATTGGCTACGTTCGGAGCATGAGAGCTTATGGTATTGACTTTAAAGAAGGGCCAAATGGATTTGGAGTCTATGCTTCCAAAGATGTTGAACCACTTCGCAGACCCAGG GTAATAATGGAAATTCCATTGGAACTGATGTTAACCATAAGCCATAAGATTCCATGGATGTTTTTCCCAGATATTATACCAGTTGGTCATCCAATATTTGATATTATTAACTCAACAGATCCAGAG ACAGATTGGGACTTAAGGTTAGCATGCCTTCTTTTGTATGCATTCGATCGGGAGGATAACTTTTGGCAGCTGTACAGCGACTTTTTACCTGGCACAGATGAGTGCACCAGTCTTCTCCTAGCTTCAGAG GAGGAGCTTTTGGAGCTGCAAGATGCTGATCTTGCATCAACTATAAGAGAGCAGCAACGAAGGGCTTTAGAATTTTGGGAAAAGAATTGG CACAACGGTGTACCCCTTAAAATTAAGCGACTTGCTAGAGAACATGAGAGATTCATTTGGGCTGTAAGCATTGCACAATCAAGATGCATAAACATGCAAATGAGGATTGGGGCACTGGTTCAAGATGCAAATATGCTAATACCATATGCCG aTATGCTAAACCATTCATTCCAGCCAAATTGTTTTTTCCATTGGCGTTTTAAAGATCGCATGCTTGAGGTGATGATAAATGCTGGCCAACGAATTAGAAAAGGAGACGAG ATGACTGTCGATTACATGAGCCAACAGATGAATAACAAGTTCATGCAAAGATATGGGTTCTCTTCACCTGTG AATCCATGGGATGTAATCAAGTTCTCTGGCAATGCACGTATTCATTTGGATTCCTTCCTGTCTGTGTTCAACATATCTGGTCTTCCTGAAGAATATTACCACAACA CAGCTTGGCTATCTAAGGTTGGGGACACATTTGTTGATGGAGCGGTCATAGCAGCTGCGAGAACATTGCCCACTTGGTCTGATGGGGATGTGCCTCTTATCCCAAGTGTGGAGAAGAAGGCTGTGAAGGAATTGCTGGACGAATGCAAACGAATGCTTGCTGACTTTCCTACTACCTTTAGGCAAGACCAAAAACTTCTAG ATTCTATCCCAGAAGCTAGTAGGACACTTGAAGCAGCAATCAA GTATAGATTGCATAGAAAGTTGTTCATAGATAAAGTCATGCAGGCATTGGATATATATCAAGAGAAAATTTTGTTCTGA
- the LOC133039838 gene encoding protein PLASTID TRANSCRIPTIONALLY ACTIVE 14 isoform X4 produces MAIASSVSLHHFSHFLISNSQLKGFGHGCSARPRYYFSDNPNNGVRPIKATTQSAPYPLYQPAQVDDSSSELEPADPDFYKIGYVRSMRAYGIDFKEGPNGFGVYASKDVEPLRRPRVIMEIPLELMLTISHKIPWMFFPDIIPVGHPIFDIINSTDPETDWDLRLACLLLYAFDREDNFWQLYSDFLPGTDECTSLLLASEEELLELQDADLASTIREQQRRALEFWEKNWHNGVPLKIKRLAREHERFIWAVSIAQSRCINMQMRIGALVQDANMLIPYADMLNHSFQPNCFFHWRFKDRMLEVMINAGQRIRKGDEMTVDYMSQQMNNKFMQRYGFSSPVNPWDVIKFSGNARIHLDSFLSVFNISGLPEEYYHNTWLSKVGDTFVDGAVIAAARTLPTWSDGDVPLIPSVEKKAVKELLDECKRMLADFPTTFRQDQKLLDSIPEASRTLEAAIKYRLHRKLFIDKVMQALDIYQEKILF; encoded by the exons ATGGCGATTGCCTCCTCTGTTTCTCTTCATCACTTCTCTCATTTCCTCATCTCCAACTCTCAG TTAAAGGGCTTCGGCCATGGATGTTCAGCAAGACCCAGGTACTATTTCAGCGATAACCCAAACAATGGGGTGCGACCCATCAAAGCAACCACCCAGAGTGCTCCATATCCCTTATACCAGCCTGCTCAAGTTGATGATTCTTCATCTGAG TTGGAACCGGCAGACCCTGATTTCTACAAGATTGGCTACGTTCGGAGCATGAGAGCTTATGGTATTGACTTTAAAGAAGGGCCAAATGGATTTGGAGTCTATGCTTCCAAAGATGTTGAACCACTTCGCAGACCCAGG GTAATAATGGAAATTCCATTGGAACTGATGTTAACCATAAGCCATAAGATTCCATGGATGTTTTTCCCAGATATTATACCAGTTGGTCATCCAATATTTGATATTATTAACTCAACAGATCCAGAG ACAGATTGGGACTTAAGGTTAGCATGCCTTCTTTTGTATGCATTCGATCGGGAGGATAACTTTTGGCAGCTGTACAGCGACTTTTTACCTGGCACAGATGAGTGCACCAGTCTTCTCCTAGCTTCAGAG GAGGAGCTTTTGGAGCTGCAAGATGCTGATCTTGCATCAACTATAAGAGAGCAGCAACGAAGGGCTTTAGAATTTTGGGAAAAGAATTGG CACAACGGTGTACCCCTTAAAATTAAGCGACTTGCTAGAGAACATGAGAGATTCATTTGGGCTGTAAGCATTGCACAATCAAGATGCATAAACATGCAAATGAGGATTGGGGCACTGGTTCAAGATGCAAATATGCTAATACCATATGCCG aTATGCTAAACCATTCATTCCAGCCAAATTGTTTTTTCCATTGGCGTTTTAAAGATCGCATGCTTGAGGTGATGATAAATGCTGGCCAACGAATTAGAAAAGGAGACGAG ATGACTGTCGATTACATGAGCCAACAGATGAATAACAAGTTCATGCAAAGATATGGGTTCTCTTCACCTGTG AATCCATGGGATGTAATCAAGTTCTCTGGCAATGCACGTATTCATTTGGATTCCTTCCTGTCTGTGTTCAACATATCTGGTCTTCCTGAAGAATATTACCACAACA CTTGGCTATCTAAGGTTGGGGACACATTTGTTGATGGAGCGGTCATAGCAGCTGCGAGAACATTGCCCACTTGGTCTGATGGGGATGTGCCTCTTATCCCAAGTGTGGAGAAGAAGGCTGTGAAGGAATTGCTGGACGAATGCAAACGAATGCTTGCTGACTTTCCTACTACCTTTAGGCAAGACCAAAAACTTCTAG ATTCTATCCCAGAAGCTAGTAGGACACTTGAAGCAGCAATCAA GTATAGATTGCATAGAAAGTTGTTCATAGATAAAGTCATGCAGGCATTGGATATATATCAAGAGAAAATTTTGTTCTGA
- the LOC133039838 gene encoding protein PLASTID TRANSCRIPTIONALLY ACTIVE 14 isoform X2 produces the protein MAIASSVSLHHFSHFLISNSQLKGFGHGCSARPRYYFSDNPNNGVRPIKATTQSAPYPLYQPAQVDDSSSELEPADPDFYKIGYVRSMRAYGIDFKEGPNGFGVYASKDVEPLRRPRVIMEIPLELMLTISHKIPWMFFPDIIPVGHPIFDIINSTDPETDWDLRLACLLLYAFDREDNFWQLYSDFLPGTDECTSLLLASEEELLELQDADLASTIREQQRRALEFWEKNWHNGVPLKIKRLAREHERFIWAVSIAQSRCINMQMRIGALVQDANMLIPYADMLNHSFQPNCFFHWRFKDRMLEVMINAGQRIRKGDEMTVDYMSQQMNNKFMQRYGFSSPVNPWDVIKFSGNARIHLDSFLSVFNISGLPEEYYHNTAWLSKVGDTFVDGAVIAAARTLPTWSDGDVPLIPSVEKKAVKELLDECKRMLADFPTTFRQDQKLLDSIPEASRTLEAAIKYRLHRKLFIDKVMQALDIYQEKILF, from the exons ATGGCGATTGCCTCCTCTGTTTCTCTTCATCACTTCTCTCATTTCCTCATCTCCAACTCTCAG TTAAAGGGCTTCGGCCATGGATGTTCAGCAAGACCCAGGTACTATTTCAGCGATAACCCAAACAATGGGGTGCGACCCATCAAAGCAACCACCCAGAGTGCTCCATATCCCTTATACCAGCCTGCTCAAGTTGATGATTCTTCATCTGAG TTGGAACCGGCAGACCCTGATTTCTACAAGATTGGCTACGTTCGGAGCATGAGAGCTTATGGTATTGACTTTAAAGAAGGGCCAAATGGATTTGGAGTCTATGCTTCCAAAGATGTTGAACCACTTCGCAGACCCAGG GTAATAATGGAAATTCCATTGGAACTGATGTTAACCATAAGCCATAAGATTCCATGGATGTTTTTCCCAGATATTATACCAGTTGGTCATCCAATATTTGATATTATTAACTCAACAGATCCAGAG ACAGATTGGGACTTAAGGTTAGCATGCCTTCTTTTGTATGCATTCGATCGGGAGGATAACTTTTGGCAGCTGTACAGCGACTTTTTACCTGGCACAGATGAGTGCACCAGTCTTCTCCTAGCTTCAGAG GAGGAGCTTTTGGAGCTGCAAGATGCTGATCTTGCATCAACTATAAGAGAGCAGCAACGAAGGGCTTTAGAATTTTGGGAAAAGAATTGG CACAACGGTGTACCCCTTAAAATTAAGCGACTTGCTAGAGAACATGAGAGATTCATTTGGGCTGTAAGCATTGCACAATCAAGATGCATAAACATGCAAATGAGGATTGGGGCACTGGTTCAAGATGCAAATATGCTAATACCATATGCCG aTATGCTAAACCATTCATTCCAGCCAAATTGTTTTTTCCATTGGCGTTTTAAAGATCGCATGCTTGAGGTGATGATAAATGCTGGCCAACGAATTAGAAAAGGAGACGAG ATGACTGTCGATTACATGAGCCAACAGATGAATAACAAGTTCATGCAAAGATATGGGTTCTCTTCACCTGTG AATCCATGGGATGTAATCAAGTTCTCTGGCAATGCACGTATTCATTTGGATTCCTTCCTGTCTGTGTTCAACATATCTGGTCTTCCTGAAGAATATTACCACAACA CAGCTTGGCTATCTAAGGTTGGGGACACATTTGTTGATGGAGCGGTCATAGCAGCTGCGAGAACATTGCCCACTTGGTCTGATGGGGATGTGCCTCTTATCCCAAGTGTGGAGAAGAAGGCTGTGAAGGAATTGCTGGACGAATGCAAACGAATGCTTGCTGACTTTCCTACTACCTTTAGGCAAGACCAAAAACTTCTAG ATTCTATCCCAGAAGCTAGTAGGACACTTGAAGCAGCAATCAA GTATAGATTGCATAGAAAGTTGTTCATAGATAAAGTCATGCAGGCATTGGATATATATCAAGAGAAAATTTTGTTCTGA